Proteins co-encoded in one Brassica rapa cultivar Chiifu-401-42 chromosome A02, CAAS_Brap_v3.01, whole genome shotgun sequence genomic window:
- the LOC103850972 gene encoding transcription factor PRE2: MSSRRSRQASSSSRISDDQITDLISKLRQSIPEIRQNRRSSTVSASKVLQETCNYIRNLHKEADDLSDRLSQLLETIDPNSPQAAIIRSLINE; the protein is encoded by the exons atgtcTAGCAGAAGGTCGAGACAAGCAAGCTCATCGTCAAGGATTAGCGATGATCAGATCACTGATCTTATCTCTAAGCTCCGACAGTCCATTCCAGAGATTCGTCAGAACCGTCGTTCCAGCACg GTATCAGCATCGAAAGTGTTACAAGAGACTTGCAACTACATAAGAAACTTGCACAAAGAAGCCGATGACCTTAGTGATCGGTTGTCTCAGCTTCTGGAGACCATTGATCCTAATAGCCCACAAGCAGCCATTATTAGGAGCTTGATTAATGAATAA